A single window of Gymnogyps californianus isolate 813 chromosome 16, ASM1813914v2, whole genome shotgun sequence DNA harbors:
- the GUCD1 gene encoding protein GUCD1 isoform X1, giving the protein MKSPREAGEPPPVDCIQLKVPVIQQLYHWDCGLACSRMVLQYLNHLDNDEFQKAIQELQLTKSIWTIDLAYLMRHFGIKHKFCTQTLGVDKGYKNQSFYRKHFDTEENRVNQLFAQAKACKVLVEKCTVTVQDIQNHLSQGHVAIVLVNAVLLLCDLCSSPVKYCCFLPIGQKCFCRNPDYQGHFIVLCGYNKASGSIYYNNPAYADRTCCTSISNFEEARTSYGTDEDILFIYTDS; this is encoded by the exons atgaAGAGCCCCCGGGAGGCTGGGGAGCCGCCGCCAG TTGACTGCATCCAGCTGAAAGTGCCAGTCATTCAGCAGTTGTACCACTGGGACTGTGGGCTGGCCTGCTCCAGGATGGTGCTTCA GTACCTGAATCATTTGGACAATGATGAATTTCAGAAAGCCATCCAGGAACTCCAGTTAACAAAGAGTATCTGGACTATTGACCTGGCCTACCTAATGCGGCACTTTGGTATTAAGCATAAATTTTGCACCCAGACACTTGGAGTGGACAAGGGCTACAAAAATCAG TCATTTTACAGGAAGCACTTTGACACAGAAGAGAATCGAGTGAATCAGCTCTTTGCACAAGCCAAAGCCTGCAAGGTGCTGGTGGAGAAGTG cacagtAACTGTTCAAGATATCCAAAACCACCTGTCCCAAGGTCACGTAGCCATCGTCCTAGTGAATGCAGTCCTGCTATTGTGTGATCTTTGCTCAAGTCCTGTCAAATactgctgcttcctccccaTTGGACAGAAGTGCTTCTGCAGGAATCCTGACTACCAGGGCCATTTCATTGTGTTATGTGGCTACAACAAAGCCTCAGGGAGTATTTACTACAACAACCCTGCCTATGCTGACC GAACATGCTGCACCAGCATCAGTAACTTTGAGGAAGCCAGGACAAGTTACGGCACTGATGAAGATATTCTGTTCATCTACACAGACAGCTGA
- the GUCD1 gene encoding protein GUCD1 isoform X2, with the protein MKSPREAGEPPPVDCIQLKVPVIQQLYHWDCGLACSRMVLQYLNHLDNDEFQKAIQELQLTKSIWTIDLAYLMRHFGIKHKFCTQTLGVDKGYKNQSFYRKHFDTEENRVNQLFAQAKACKVLVEKCTVTVQDIQNHLSQGHVAIVLVNAVLLLCDLCSSPVKYCCFLPIGQKCFCRNPDYQGHFIVLCGYNKASGSIYYNNPAYADPGTCCTSISNFEEARTSYGTDEDILFIYTDS; encoded by the exons atgaAGAGCCCCCGGGAGGCTGGGGAGCCGCCGCCAG TTGACTGCATCCAGCTGAAAGTGCCAGTCATTCAGCAGTTGTACCACTGGGACTGTGGGCTGGCCTGCTCCAGGATGGTGCTTCA GTACCTGAATCATTTGGACAATGATGAATTTCAGAAAGCCATCCAGGAACTCCAGTTAACAAAGAGTATCTGGACTATTGACCTGGCCTACCTAATGCGGCACTTTGGTATTAAGCATAAATTTTGCACCCAGACACTTGGAGTGGACAAGGGCTACAAAAATCAG TCATTTTACAGGAAGCACTTTGACACAGAAGAGAATCGAGTGAATCAGCTCTTTGCACAAGCCAAAGCCTGCAAGGTGCTGGTGGAGAAGTG cacagtAACTGTTCAAGATATCCAAAACCACCTGTCCCAAGGTCACGTAGCCATCGTCCTAGTGAATGCAGTCCTGCTATTGTGTGATCTTTGCTCAAGTCCTGTCAAATactgctgcttcctccccaTTGGACAGAAGTGCTTCTGCAGGAATCCTGACTACCAGGGCCATTTCATTGTGTTATGTGGCTACAACAAAGCCTCAGGGAGTATTTACTACAACAACCCTGCCTATGCTGACC CAGGAACATGCTGCACCAGCATCAGTAACTTTGAGGAAGCCAGGACAAGTTACGGCACTGATGAAGATATTCTGTTCATCTACACAGACAGCTGA
- the SNRPD3 gene encoding small nuclear ribonucleoprotein Sm D3, whose amino-acid sequence MSIGVPIKVLHEAEGHIVTCETNTGEVYRGKLIEAEDNMNCQMSNITVTYRDGRVAQLEQVYIRGSKIRFLILPDMLKNAPMLKSMKNKNQGSGAGRGKAAILKAQVAARGRGRGMGRGNIFQKRR is encoded by the exons ATGTCGATTGGAGTGCCAATTAAAGTCCTGCACGAGGCTGAAGGCCATATTGTGACATGTGAGACCAATACAGGAGAAGTTTACAGAGGCAAACTTATTGAAGCTGAAGATAACATGAATTGTCAG ATGTCCAACATAACGGTGACATACAGAGATGGACGAGTGGCACAGCTTGAACAGGTGTACATCAGAGGTAGCAAGATACGGTTTCTCATTTTACCAGATATGTTGAAGAACGCTCCTATGCTAAAGAGCATGAAGAATAAAAACCAGGGTTCTGGAGCTGGGCGAGGAAAAGCAGCTATTCTCAAAGCTCAAG tggcTGCAAGAGGAAGAGGCCGTGGTATGGGCCGTGGCAACATCTTCCAGAAGCGAAGATAA